The following coding sequences are from one Malaciobacter pacificus window:
- the ccoG gene encoding cytochrome c oxidase accessory protein CcoG has product MSEKNEYLSKTPFRIKRYYVYALITIMVMITPFIKINGNHIFLLSFDKKQLHLFGTAFDMQELYMMPFLLMLLFLGIFAVTSLGGRAWCGWSCPQTIFRVIYRDFIEGKLLGLRRIKNKQKEPDWSKASNKSKKVIGIIIWSVLALLAASNFMWYFVPPEDFFAYLQDPFEHTFLIGFVLIVAAFLVYDVVFLQENFCVYICPYSRVQSVLYDNDTLQAIYSNNRGGQIYNENKEKMIFKAKDLPDPTNECTTCEACVTVCPTHIDIRKGLQLECINCLECVDACTTVMGKLGKPSLVQWSSTNEIVHNKPTKMLRKSTIMYSIALLVVVGLLFVMGGEKEYMLLNVNKTTQLYKVKENNVVSNNFVLLFQNTESKPLTYNLEIIDNPDVKIKRFKPFTLSPGKMAKKVVILETDKILVKDNTKDTPITITLKAYATEEPQRVSVTRKAVFIYPRADKLK; this is encoded by the coding sequence ATGAGCGAGAAAAACGAATATCTAAGCAAAACACCTTTTAGAATTAAAAGATACTATGTTTATGCACTAATCACGATTATGGTTATGATTACTCCATTTATAAAAATCAATGGAAATCATATATTTTTATTGTCATTTGATAAAAAGCAATTACATCTATTTGGTACAGCATTTGATATGCAAGAGTTGTATATGATGCCATTCTTATTAATGTTACTATTTTTAGGAATTTTTGCTGTTACTTCTTTAGGTGGAAGAGCATGGTGTGGATGGTCATGTCCTCAGACAATTTTCAGAGTTATTTACAGGGATTTTATTGAAGGTAAACTTTTAGGTCTTAGAAGAATTAAAAATAAGCAAAAAGAACCTGATTGGTCAAAAGCTTCTAACAAATCAAAAAAAGTAATTGGTATTATAATTTGGTCAGTATTAGCTTTACTTGCGGCATCTAACTTTATGTGGTATTTTGTTCCACCTGAAGATTTCTTTGCTTATTTACAAGATCCATTTGAGCATACTTTTTTAATTGGATTTGTTTTAATAGTTGCTGCATTTTTAGTATATGATGTAGTTTTCTTACAAGAGAACTTCTGTGTATATATTTGTCCTTACTCAAGAGTGCAATCAGTTCTTTATGATAATGACACTTTACAAGCTATTTATTCTAATAATAGAGGTGGACAAATCTATAATGAAAATAAAGAAAAAATGATTTTCAAAGCAAAAGATTTACCAGACCCTACAAATGAATGTACTACTTGTGAAGCCTGTGTTACAGTTTGTCCAACACATATTGATATTAGGAAAGGTTTACAATTAGAGTGTATTAACTGTCTAGAGTGTGTTGATGCATGTACTACTGTTATGGGGAAATTAGGTAAACCTTCACTTGTTCAATGGTCAAGTACAAATGAAATAGTTCATAATAAACCAACAAAAATGTTAAGAAAATCTACAATTATGTACTCAATTGCGTTACTAGTAGTTGTAGGCTTACTATTTGTTATGGGTGGAGAAAAAGAGTATATGTTATTAAATGTTAATAAAACTACTCAATTGTATAAAGTAAAAGAGAATAATGTAGTTTCAAATAACTTTGTATTACTTTTCCAAAACACTGAATCAAAGCCTTTAACATATAATTTAGAAATAATAGATAATCCAGATGTAAAAATTAAAAGATTTAAACCATTTACATTGAGTCCAGGTAAAATGGCTAAAAAAGTTGTAATACTTGAAACTGATAAAATTTTAGTAAAAGACAATACAAAAGATACACCTATTACTATTACATTAAAAGCTTATGCAACAGAAGAACCTCAAAGGGTAAGTGTTACTAGAAAAGCAGTATTTATTTATCCAAGAGCTGATAAATTAAAATAA
- a CDS encoding transposase, with product MEIILPKISSSLSKMWTKVLNLENSLFPSLKRELQLEELSNKEQKLIKILDFAAIEKNITVVSITNTPKHREEIARAFIAKSVYNIQTTRDLIDRLHSDRTLRILCGWRYKNDIPSESKFSRVFKELSELKIAQKTHEQFVKEYLRDTLFFYNASDATKIPLREKPVKVEKEKFKPKRRGRPKKGETREPKTPSILQQQEDMKTTKQMLSLVSTQCGVGRKQNSKGNFETWIGGKLHISVVDGDIPITAIYSGANVHDSSVALPLINETSKKVSYLYDLQDAGYDSNIIRDFSKKLNHRPLIDINPKNSKELKGKIQLIKDEKKKFKILNLTQSLDTHHYNQRSMVERVNKYLKEDFGCSNIYYKGATKVASVLAFGILSVCIHQSLKLVT from the coding sequence ATGGAAATTATTCTACCAAAAATATCTTCAAGTCTATCTAAAATGTGGACTAAGGTTTTAAATCTTGAAAATTCACTTTTTCCTTCTTTGAAAAGAGAGCTTCAATTAGAAGAGTTGTCAAATAAAGAGCAAAAGCTTATTAAGATATTAGACTTTGCTGCGATTGAAAAAAATATCACTGTCGTATCTATTACAAACACTCCAAAGCATAGAGAAGAGATTGCACGAGCATTTATTGCAAAGAGTGTTTACAATATCCAAACAACCAGAGACCTTATCGATAGACTTCATAGTGATAGAACGCTGAGGATCTTGTGTGGGTGGAGATATAAAAACGATATTCCAAGTGAGTCTAAATTTAGTAGAGTCTTTAAGGAGCTCAGTGAGCTTAAAATTGCACAAAAGACGCATGAGCAGTTTGTGAAGGAGTATCTAAGGGATACACTCTTTTTTTATAATGCAAGTGATGCAACAAAAATACCACTGAGAGAAAAACCTGTAAAAGTTGAAAAAGAAAAGTTTAAACCAAAAAGAAGAGGACGACCTAAAAAAGGTGAAACAAGAGAGCCTAAAACACCCAGTATCTTGCAGCAACAAGAAGATATGAAAACCACAAAGCAGATGCTATCTTTGGTATCAACGCAGTGTGGAGTTGGAAGAAAACAGAATTCCAAAGGCAACTTTGAAACATGGATAGGAGGGAAACTCCATATCAGTGTAGTAGATGGAGATATCCCTATTACTGCTATTTATTCAGGGGCAAATGTTCATGATAGCTCAGTAGCACTTCCTCTTATAAACGAGACAAGCAAAAAAGTATCATATCTTTATGACTTACAAGATGCAGGATACGACAGCAATATTATCAGAGATTTTTCCAAAAAACTAAATCATAGACCGCTTATTGATATCAATCCGAAGAACTCCAAAGAGTTAAAAGGAAAAATTCAACTTATAAAAGATGAAAAAAAGAAATTTAAAATTCTAAACCTTACTCAAAGTTTAGATACCCATCACTATAACCAAAGAAGTATGGTTGAGAGAGTCAATAAATACCTCAAAGAAGACTTTGGATGCAGTAATATTTATTATAAAGGAGCTACAAAAGTAGCTTCTGTTTTAGCATTTGGTATTTTATCAGTTTGTATTCATCAGAGTTTGAAACTGGTAACATAA
- a CDS encoding peroxiredoxin: protein MACDTGAKPIETKEVSTNEENINIEKKEEKMSSSLVLRKAPEFKMEAYDSKTGHYTEVNSEDFKGKWHVVCFYPADFTFVCPTEIAAMNAKYDEFQELGVEITAVSTDTKFSHKRFVETEPLLAGLKLTIGADTTGVVSRAFGVMIEEEGVALRGRFLINPEGTVVAQEVQAPMVGRNVNEFLRQVRAWQHAEKTGEVCPAGWVPGKKTLPVNTDVEQMTGRVGDYITVEEIMS, encoded by the coding sequence ATGGCTTGCGATACAGGAGCAAAACCAATTGAAACAAAAGAAGTTTCAACAAATGAAGAAAATATAAATATAGAAAAAAAGGAAGAAAAAATGAGTTCAAGTTTAGTATTAAGAAAAGCACCAGAGTTTAAAATGGAAGCATATGATTCAAAAACAGGACACTATACAGAAGTAAATAGTGAAGATTTCAAAGGTAAATGGCATGTTGTTTGTTTTTACCCAGCAGACTTTACTTTTGTTTGTCCAACAGAGATTGCAGCAATGAATGCAAAATATGATGAGTTCCAAGAATTAGGTGTAGAAATTACAGCAGTATCTACTGATACAAAATTCTCTCATAAAAGATTTGTAGAGACTGAGCCATTATTAGCAGGATTAAAACTTACAATCGGTGCAGATACTACAGGTGTAGTTTCAAGAGCATTTGGTGTAATGATTGAAGAAGAAGGAGTTGCATTAAGAGGAAGATTCTTAATTAACCCAGAAGGAACAGTAGTAGCTCAAGAAGTACAAGCTCCAATGGTAGGAAGAAATGTAAATGAATTCCTAAGACAAGTAAGAGCTTGGCAACATGCAGAAAAAACTGGTGAAGTTTGTCCAGCAGGATGGGTTCCAGGTAAGAAAACACTTCCAGTTAATACTGATGTTGAGCAAATGACTGGTAGAGTAGGTGATTATATTACTGTTGAAGAGATTATGTCTTAA
- a CDS encoding IS256 family transposase produces MNQTLDLTDALEQIKAGAKIDGKDGVLAPLIKQLTEAALQAELESHLTTEINKNRKNGKSSKTMKSSVGEFELDVPRDRNGSYEPQIVKKHQTHISDHIEQKILSLYALGNSYSQISEHIQEMYGLEFSKATISSITDKVIPLLKEWQQRPLEAIYPFVWLDAIHYKIKENGRYISKAVYTILGVGLNGKKEILGLYLSENEGANFWLQVLTDLNNRGVQDILIASVDGLKGFPEAIKAIFPHTEIQLCIVHQIRNSIRYVASKNQKEFMKDLKLIYQAISKEAAEIELDNLESKWGKKYPIVIQSWKNKWENLSAYFKYPEDIRRIIYTTNIIESVHRQFRKLTKTKGAFPNENSLLKLLYMGIQNASKKWTMPMRNWSLTISQLAIFFEGRLDKSLNL; encoded by the coding sequence ATGAATCAAACACTTGATTTAACAGATGCACTTGAACAAATAAAAGCAGGTGCAAAAATAGATGGTAAAGATGGAGTTTTAGCTCCACTTATTAAACAACTTACAGAAGCTGCACTTCAAGCAGAACTTGAATCTCATCTTACAACAGAGATAAATAAAAATAGAAAAAATGGTAAATCTTCTAAAACTATGAAAAGTAGTGTTGGTGAATTTGAGCTTGATGTTCCAAGAGATAGAAATGGTTCTTATGAACCTCAAATAGTTAAAAAACATCAAACTCATATCTCAGACCATATAGAACAGAAGATTTTATCTTTATATGCTTTAGGGAATAGTTACTCTCAAATATCTGAACATATTCAAGAGATGTATGGATTAGAGTTCTCTAAAGCTACAATAAGCTCTATTACAGATAAAGTTATACCCCTTTTAAAAGAATGGCAACAAAGACCATTAGAAGCAATATATCCTTTTGTTTGGCTTGATGCTATTCATTATAAAATAAAAGAGAATGGTAGGTATATATCTAAAGCAGTCTATACTATCCTTGGTGTTGGATTAAATGGTAAAAAAGAGATTTTAGGATTATATCTGTCTGAAAATGAAGGAGCTAATTTTTGGTTGCAGGTTTTAACAGATTTAAACAATAGAGGAGTACAAGATATACTAATAGCTTCAGTTGATGGTTTAAAAGGATTTCCTGAAGCTATAAAGGCTATATTTCCACATACTGAAATTCAACTATGTATAGTTCATCAAATAAGAAACTCCATAAGATATGTTGCTTCTAAAAATCAAAAGGAGTTTATGAAAGATTTAAAGCTTATTTATCAAGCTATTTCAAAAGAGGCTGCTGAAATAGAACTTGATAACCTTGAATCCAAATGGGGCAAAAAATATCCTATTGTGATTCAATCTTGGAAAAATAAGTGGGAGAATCTATCTGCTTATTTTAAATATCCTGAAGATATTAGAAGGATTATTTATACTACAAATATCATTGAATCTGTTCATAGACAATTTAGAAAGCTTACTAAAACTAAAGGTGCATTTCCAAATGAAAATTCTCTATTGAAACTTCTTTATATGGGTATTCAAAATGCAAGTAAAAAATGGACTATGCCTATGAGAAATTGGTCACTAACTATTTCCCAATTGGCTATATTTTTTGAAGGAAGATTAGATAAGTCTTTAAATTTATGA
- a CDS encoding IS3 family transposase (programmed frameshift): MARRDYSDEFRRDAVKQVVENGYGVIETAKRLGMHPDSLRNWIRKYKSPQAEFEAKVSQEAQDEIKRLQKELKRVTEERDIPKKGRSVLCKQPKLKYAFIKEYRTHFNIRRMCSVLKVHPSGYYKWLKQPISNLQLENEKLLLEIKKAYKESNGIYGYRNIHKDLKALNIHVNKKRVARLMKEAKICGIGNYRRKPKYKAGSIHNAHPNHLKQCFITNTPNESWVSDITYIRTHEGWLYLAIVLDLFSRKIIGWETSHRQTTQLLLNALNKATYRIPDTGVILHSDQGSQYSSYGYKTFLKYHKITPSMSRRGNCYDNAVAESFFKTFKRELVRKNIFRTRQEAKDKTFEYIEMFYNSKRRHSYLGFISPNEFEKRYNESLTNIRC, translated from the exons ATGGCAAGAAGAGATTATAGTGATGAATTTAGAAGAGATGCAGTAAAACAAGTTGTAGAAAATGGTTATGGAGTTATTGAAACAGCTAAAAGATTAGGCATGCACCCTGACTCACTTAGAAATTGGATAAGAAAATATAAATCACCACAAGCAGAATTTGAAGCAAAAGTTTCCCAAGAAGCACAAGACGAAATTAAAAGATTACAAAAAGAGCTAAAAAGGGTAACAGAAGAAAGAGATATAC CTAAAAAAGGCCGCAGCGTACTTTGCAAGCAACCCAAATTAAAGTACGCGTTTATTAAAGAATATAGAACACACTTCAATATAAGAAGAATGTGTTCTGTATTAAAAGTTCATCCAAGTGGGTATTATAAATGGTTAAAACAACCAATATCAAATTTACAGTTAGAAAATGAAAAACTACTTCTTGAAATAAAAAAAGCATATAAAGAATCAAATGGAATATATGGATATAGAAATATACATAAAGACTTAAAAGCTTTAAATATTCATGTGAATAAAAAAAGAGTTGCAAGACTCATGAAAGAGGCTAAAATATGTGGAATTGGTAACTATAGAAGAAAACCTAAATATAAAGCTGGTTCCATTCATAACGCCCACCCAAACCACTTAAAACAATGTTTTATAACAAATACTCCAAATGAATCATGGGTTAGTGATATAACTTATATTAGAACTCATGAAGGATGGTTATATTTAGCAATAGTCTTAGATCTATTTTCAAGAAAGATTATAGGATGGGAAACTTCTCATCGACAAACCACACAACTACTTTTAAATGCTTTAAATAAAGCAACTTATAGAATTCCTGATACAGGAGTAATATTACATTCAGATCAAGGAAGTCAATATAGTTCTTATGGTTATAAAACATTTTTAAAATATCACAAGATAACTCCAAGTATGAGTCGAAGAGGTAATTGTTATGATAATGCAGTAGCAGAAAGTTTTTTTAAGACATTTAAAAGAGAATTAGTTAGGAAAAATATATTTAGAACAAGACAAGAGGCAAAAGATAAAACATTTGAGTATATAGAGATGTTTTACAATTCAAAAAGAAGGCATAGTTATTTAGGTTTTATAAGTCCAAATGAATTTGAGAAAAGATACAATGAAAGTCTTACAAACATTAGGTGTTAA
- a CDS encoding NifB/NifX family molybdenum-iron cluster-binding protein produces the protein MITFPVKTNKENAAVSPLFGKAKYFAFYDGENLTIEENTFKHGAPLIDWFLNKGVNDIVIKEMGINPYKKIKATSMNIYHAGDDRVTTNELIEKYKNNELVVLDEEKMKLIIKKHESSHTHGHSHNH, from the coding sequence ATGATTACATTTCCAGTAAAAACAAATAAAGAGAATGCTGCGGTATCACCGCTTTTTGGAAAGGCAAAATATTTTGCTTTTTATGATGGTGAAAATTTAACAATAGAAGAGAATACATTTAAACATGGTGCACCGCTTATTGATTGGTTTTTAAATAAAGGTGTTAATGATATTGTAATAAAAGAGATGGGAATAAATCCATATAAAAAAATAAAAGCTACAAGTATGAATATCTATCATGCTGGAGATGATAGAGTAACTACAAATGAGCTTATTGAAAAATATAAGAATAATGAACTTGTAGTTCTAGATGAAGAAAAAATGAAACTTATAATTAAAAAACATGAAAGTTCACATACTCATGGGCATAGTCACAATCATTAG
- a CDS encoding metal-sulfur cluster assembly factor, whose translation MDKDEIINEVIEKLKTIKDSELPINIYDLGLIYDINLEKLDEIINVNIEMTVINSRCASTKSFTDLICERVQSVDEVTTCNVKFVFSPKWEVTMISQEGLEMLRKSQER comes from the coding sequence ATGGATAAAGATGAAATTATAAATGAAGTGATTGAAAAGTTAAAAACTATAAAAGACTCTGAATTACCTATAAATATTTATGATTTAGGACTAATTTATGATATAAATTTAGAAAAGCTAGATGAAATTATAAATGTAAATATTGAAATGACAGTTATAAACTCAAGATGTGCTAGTACAAAATCTTTTACAGATTTGATATGTGAAAGAGTTCAAAGTGTTGATGAGGTTACAACTTGTAATGTAAAATTTGTTTTCTCACCTAAATGGGAAGTTACAATGATAAGCCAAGAGGGATTAGAGATGCTAAGAAAATCTCAGGAAAGATAG
- a CDS encoding thioredoxin family protein, with amino-acid sequence MNRTLKNIMLIMLLSFFSLNLFAQQGKIIGGEMHETPEWFKESFLDMAEDVEEAQENNKHIMLFMDLDGCPYCTKMLNENFIEKNKTSDFIKKYFDVIDINVKGSREIVWDEETTLTEKELAEKLKIQYSPTILFFNYDKEVVVRVNGYRSPINFKYILEYVQGKHYENMTLTEYANKITKDSLYSFKENDSFKEIKDLSKVNSPLAVIFEDGSCTQCDYFHNRVLKDALVKEELSKFTVVRLDAKSTKEIINPNGEKTTPKKWAESINLDYRPGVLLFDNKKLISTVDALLYPFHFKEILRYVSGKFYVQYPNTYLDYLRVRQDELLKEGINIDLGE; translated from the coding sequence ATGAATAGAACATTAAAAAATATTATGCTGATAATGCTTTTAAGTTTTTTTAGTTTAAATCTTTTCGCACAACAAGGTAAGATTATTGGTGGAGAGATGCATGAGACTCCTGAATGGTTTAAAGAGAGTTTTTTAGATATGGCTGAAGATGTTGAAGAAGCACAAGAGAATAATAAACATATCATGTTATTTATGGATTTAGATGGTTGTCCATATTGTACGAAAATGTTAAATGAAAATTTTATTGAAAAAAATAAAACGAGTGATTTTATTAAAAAATATTTTGATGTTATTGACATAAATGTAAAAGGAAGTAGAGAAATTGTTTGGGATGAAGAGACTACTTTAACTGAAAAAGAGTTAGCAGAAAAATTAAAAATTCAATATAGTCCTACAATTTTATTTTTCAATTATGATAAAGAAGTTGTAGTAAGAGTAAATGGTTATAGAAGTCCTATAAACTTTAAATATATTTTAGAGTATGTTCAAGGTAAACATTATGAAAATATGACACTAACTGAATATGCAAATAAAATTACAAAAGATAGTTTATATAGTTTCAAAGAGAATGATTCATTTAAAGAAATTAAAGATTTATCAAAGGTAAACTCTCCCTTAGCAGTGATTTTTGAAGATGGCTCTTGTACTCAATGTGATTATTTTCACAATAGAGTTTTAAAAGATGCTTTAGTAAAAGAAGAATTATCAAAATTTACAGTTGTGAGACTTGATGCGAAATCTACAAAAGAGATTATTAATCCTAACGGAGAAAAAACTACACCAAAAAAGTGGGCAGAATCTATTAATTTAGATTATAGACCAGGTGTTTTACTATTTGATAATAAAAAACTAATTTCTACAGTTGATGCATTGTTATATCCATTTCATTTCAAAGAAATTTTAAGATATGTAAGTGGTAAGTTTTATGTCCAATATCCAAATACATACTTAGACTATTTAAGAGTTAGACAAGATGAACTTTTAAAAGAGGGCATTAATATAGATTTAGGTGAATAA
- a CDS encoding cation diffusion facilitator family transporter, which produces MSKEKKILLIIIVNLLIVVSEIIFGYISNSFALIADALHNAGDVLAVIITYIALILGVKTTTFKKTFGYIKAEMMAAFVNTLFLFITMALMIYQSIDRFFNPEIIDPIYMIVVGIIAVIANGISAYILNNIGVSACASHDHTPHNHNGDEDANIKSAYLHMLSDALISVAVVVAGIFIYFFKIYYIDSILTMVFSVYILFHSYPLLKKSFLSLMDMNTSDISEHELEKIIKKDTRIVEYHDLHISNPSSKYSFISFHIVLDDDSITLQEIESITNKMKIDLKINGFNHILIQADSIMNIQNKTNCVI; this is translated from the coding sequence ATGTCAAAAGAAAAGAAAATTCTACTCATAATCATTGTTAATCTACTAATAGTAGTTTCTGAAATAATATTTGGGTATATCTCCAACTCATTTGCACTTATTGCTGATGCCTTACATAATGCTGGTGATGTACTAGCAGTTATAATTACTTATATAGCTTTAATTTTAGGCGTGAAAACTACAACATTCAAAAAAACATTTGGTTACATAAAAGCCGAAATGATGGCTGCTTTTGTAAATACTTTATTCTTATTTATTACAATGGCTTTAATGATTTATCAATCTATTGATAGATTTTTTAATCCTGAAATTATAGATCCTATTTATATGATAGTTGTTGGTATTATTGCAGTTATTGCTAATGGTATTAGTGCTTATATTTTAAACAATATTGGAGTATCTGCTTGTGCTTCACATGATCACACTCCTCATAATCACAATGGTGACGAAGATGCAAATATAAAATCAGCATATTTACATATGTTAAGTGATGCTTTGATTTCAGTAGCTGTCGTTGTTGCTGGTATATTTATTTATTTTTTTAAAATTTACTATATTGATTCTATTTTAACAATGGTTTTTTCAGTTTATATTTTATTTCATTCATACCCACTACTTAAAAAAAGTTTCTTGTCTCTTATGGATATGAATACATCAGATATTAGCGAACATGAACTCGAAAAAATTATAAAAAAAGATACCAGAATAGTTGAGTATCATGATTTACATATTAGTAACCCAAGTTCAAAATACAGTTTTATTTCTTTTCATATAGTATTAGATGATGATAGTATAACATTACAAGAGATAGAATCTATTACAAATAAGATGAAGATAGATTTGAAAATAAATGGGTTTAATCATATATTGATTCAAGCTGACTCTATAATGAATATACAAAACAAAACAAATTGTGTTATATGA
- a CDS encoding LysR family transcriptional regulator substrate-binding protein has product MQNITHQETLRIGSGQANVALRLLPFINKLNNKYPNMQLELYADANPQILEKLLDYKLDIAFLTGAPTHKDLMILNSFDDDLYMVEPKKEEYNNCLFGYKKDSTHYKFLVEYEKNRGNENFKTIFIENYEVMLGCVKNGMGKAYLSKRIIDKYGYSNNLILTKLPNGMTPKV; this is encoded by the coding sequence ATGCAAAATATAACTCATCAAGAAACACTTCGTATTGGCTCTGGTCAAGCAAATGTTGCATTAAGATTATTACCATTTATAAATAAACTAAATAATAAATATCCAAATATGCAATTAGAACTCTATGCAGATGCTAATCCTCAAATATTAGAAAAACTATTGGACTATAAACTTGATATTGCATTTCTTACAGGTGCTCCTACTCATAAAGATTTAATGATTTTAAATAGTTTTGATGATGATTTGTATATGGTAGAACCCAAAAAAGAAGAATATAATAATTGTTTATTTGGATATAAAAAAGATAGCACTCATTATAAATTTTTAGTTGAATATGAAAAAAATAGAGGTAATGAAAATTTTAAAACAATTTTTATTGAAAACTATGAAGTAATGCTTGGTTGTGTGAAAAATGGAATGGGGAAAGCATATCTATCAAAAAGAATTATTGATAAATATGGCTATTCAAATAATTTAATTCTTACAAAACTTCCAAATGGAATGACCCCGAAAGTGTAG